From the genome of Haloplasma contractile SSD-17B:
CCCATTCGGACTTCTAATGGCTTAGCTGTTTTAGCCATGTGAGGGAAAATTCGAATCCATACTTTACCAGTACGCTTCATGTAACGTGTCATAGCAATACGAGCAGCTTCTATTTGGCGGTTTGTAATCCAAGCACCAGTTGTTGCTTGTAATCCGTACTCACCAAAGTCTACCTTTGTACCACCTTTTGCTTTTCCTTCATACTTTATACGATGAGGACGACGGTATTTCGTACGTTTAGGCATTAACATGTTTATTTCCCCTCCTTCTTGTTATTAATTCTTTTCTTACGACGGTTATTATTATTAGGACGATCAGATCTTTCGTTTTTGTTCACACCATTTTTAGTTGGTAGAACTTCTCCTTTATAGATCCAAACTTTAACACCTAATTTACCGTATGTTGTATGTGCTTCAGCAATTGCAAAGTCGATATCAGCACGTAATGTTTGTAAAGGAACATTTCCTTCACTGTATCCTTCAGAACGAGCCATTTCTGCTCCTCCTAAACGACCTGAAATTAACGTCTTAACACCTTTTGCTCCTGCTCTCATTGTACGTTGAATCGCCTGTTTTTGAACACGACGGAATGATGCACGATTTTCTAATTGATAAGCAATGTTTTGAGCAACTAAAGTAGCATCTAAGTCAGGTCTTTTAACCTCTAAGATGTTAATGTAGATCTGCTTTCCAGTCGCTTTTTGTAAATGTTTAACTGCAACATCTTTAATTGAACCTTCGCGTCCAATCACCATACCTGGCTTTGCAGTAAATATCGTAATTTTTACTCGTCTTTTATCACGTTCGATTTCGATACTTGAAACCGCAGAGTTTTTATAATAATTTTCTAGATACTCACGTATCATTATATCTTCATGTAATAAGTTTGCATAGTCTTTTTCCGCATACCAGCGTGATTCCCAGTCTTTGATTATACCAACACGCAAACCTACTGGACTAACTTTTTGACCCACGGTGTATCCCTCCTTTTCAATTATTTTTCAGTCACTACAACTGTAATATGACTTGTACGTTTGTTTATTAATCCTGCACGACCTTGTGCGCGAGGACGGAATCTTTTTAATGTAGGTCCTTCATTTACATAGGCTTCTTTTATATATAATTGATTAGGATCTATGTTTAAATTATGTTCAGCATTTGCAATTGCAGATTTTAGAACTTTTTCAACTATAGGAGAGGCCTTCTTAGGAGTTAGCTTTAAAATAGCGAATGCTTCTCCAACCTGCTTCCCTCGAATTAAATCAGCTACTAGTCTTACTTTACGAGGAGCAACACGAACTGTTTTTGCTATAGCTTTAGCTTCCATTCTTAAATCCTCCTCTCAACGTTATCGTTTCGCTTTTTTGTCTTTTTTATCATGCCCATGGTAAGTACGTGTAGGTGCAAATTCACCTAATTTATGTCCTACCATATCTTCTGTTACATATACAGGAACATGTTTACGTCCGTCATACACAGCAATTGTGTGTCCCATAAATTCAGGGAAAATTGTTGAACGACGAGACCATGTTTGAATTACTTTCTTTTTGTCAGCTTTGTTCATTTCTTCTACTTTTTTCATTAAGTGTTCATCACAAAAAGGTCCTTTTTTAAGAGAACGTCCCATTAAAGTTCCTCCTTTCGCCTCCTAGGGTATTTCCTAACGTTTGGTAACGTTCGTAGCGTTATTTTTTCTCATTACGACGACGAACAATATATTTATTAGACGCTTTTTTCTTATTACGTGTTTTAAGACCAAGAGTTGGTTTACCCCATGGACTCACTGGTGACTTACGTCCGATTGGAGTACGTCCTTCTCCACCACCATGAGGGTGATCGTTAGGGTTCATTACAGAACCACGTACAGTTGGTTTGATACCTTTCCAACGTTGACGTCCTGCTTTACCTACGTTTACTAGCTCATGATATTCATTTCCTACTACACCAACAGTTGCTCTACATGTAGCAAGAATTTTACGACTTTCTCCAGATGCTAAACGCACAAGAACATAGCGTTCCTCACGTCCTTGAATTTGAGCAGATGCTCCAGCTGAACGTACTAATTGTCCACCTTTTCCTGGTTTCATTTCAATATTATGAATCATAGTACCAACAGGGATGTTTTTAAGTGGCATAGCATTTCCTACTTTAATATCCACTTGTTCTCCTGAGTAGATTTCCATTCCTACTTTTATCCCTTTAGGAGCTAGAATGTATCGTTTTTCTCCATCCGCATAGTTTATTAAAGCGATGTTAGCAGAACGGTTTGGATCGTATTCGATCGTAGCAACACGCCCAGGTACACCATCTTTATTACGTTTGAAGTCAATTATACGATATTTACGTTTATGTCCCCCACCGTGGTGACGAACCGTAATTTTACCTTGGTTATTTCGACCAGATTTTTTGTTTAATGGTGCCAGTAATGACTTTTCAGGTGTGTCAGTAGTAATTTCAGCATTTGTTAATGTAGTCATATTACGACGACCATTTGTGGTTGGTTTATACTTTTTAATTGGCATCTAACTTACCTCCTTTTACGTTAGATATACGTTTGTAAATTTATACTTCGAATATCTCGATTGAGTTACCTTCTTTTAGTTTAACAATAGCCTTTTTTACAGCAGGCGTGTATCCTTGATAGCGACCAACGCGACGTTTTTTAGGTTTAACATTCATAATGTTTACCTTTTCTACTTCAACATCAAAACGTTCTTCAACAGCATACTTAACTTCTAATTTATTTGCATTACGATCGACCTCAAACGTATATTTGTTTTCAGCCATCATATCAGAAGACTTTTCTGTGATTATTGGGCGCTTTATAACATCTCTAGAGTCTCTCATTATGCAAGCACCTCCTCAATTTTACTAACAGCATCTTGAGTCATAACCAGTTTGTTATAATTTAAAATATCTAGTACATTAATTTTACTTGCAGGTAATGTGATCGCATTCGGGATGTTACGTGCTGATAACATAACATTCACATTTTCTTCTCCTGTAACAATTAATGTTTTTTCGTTTGATACTAAATTCTTTAATACTTGAACCATTTCCTGTGTTTTAGGAGATTCAAAAGTTAAAGAATCAAGAACAACAACGCTATCTTCATTTACTTTCGTTGATAACGCTGAACGTAAAGCTAAACGACGAACTTTTTTATTTAAACGGTACGAATAACTTCTTGGAGTAGGTCCGAATACAACTCCTCCTCCACGCCATTGAGGTGAACGGATTGATCCTTGTCTAGCGCGTCCTGTTCCTTTTTGACGCCAAGGTTTTCTACCTCCACCACGAACTTCCGTACGCGTTTTTGTTTTATGAGTTCCTTGACGTAATGATGCTCTTTGCATAATAACAGCATCGTATAACACTTGTTGATTTGGCTCAATTCCAAATACTTCTTCCGCTAATTGAATATCACCAACTTGCGTACCACTTTGATTGAATAATGCAACTTTAGGCATTTGTGGTCCTCCTTTCTTGTAAGACTCCTCTATTATTTGTTACCCTTAATAGCGCTCTTGATCATAACTAATGATTTTTTAGCACCAGGTACATTCCCTTTAACTAATAATAAGTTACGGTCTGTATCCACTTTTACGATTTCAAGGTTTTGAATCGTTACTCGTTCACTTCCCATGTGACCTGCTAATTTTTTCCCTTTGCGAACATGCATTGGGTCAACTGGTCCCATAGAACCTGGTCCTCTGTGATATCTAGAACCATGTGACATTGGTCCTGTAGAGAAATTATGACGTTTAATAGGTCCTTGGAAACCTTTTCCTTTAGAAGTTCCTGTTACGTCAATTGTATCTCCTGCTTCAAAGATATCAACTTTAACCTCTTGACCAACTTCAAAATCCGCCATTTCATTTCCGCGAATTTCTTTTACGTAGCGCTTAGGTCCTGTTTCTGCTTTTTTAGCATGTCCAATTTCCGCTTTTGTCTTTAGTTTTTCACGAATGTCCGCGAATCCTAATTGAACACTATCGTATCCATCAACATCAGCTGTTTTCTTTTGTAATACAACATTTGGCGCTGCTTCAACAACAGTTACAGGAATTAAATCACCATTTTCACCGAATACTTGTGTCATTCCAACTTTTCTACCTAAGATTCCTTTGGCCATGAGTTACACCTCCTATATTATCTTTTATTATAATTTAATTTCAATTTCTACACCTGATGGCATTTCTAGGTGAATCAATGAATCAACAGTTTGTGGAGTAGGTTCCACGATGTCAATTAAACGCTTATGAGTACGCATTTCGAATTGTTCACGAGAATCTTTGTACTTGTGAACAGCACGTAAGATTGTGTAAACTTGCTTTTCTGTTGGTAATGGGATTGGCCCCGAAACAGTAGCACCTGTTTTCTTTGCGCTCTCAACAATTTTTTTGGCAGATTGATCAATTAGTTTATGATCATATGCTTTTAAACGAATTCTAATTTTTTGATTTGCCATTTATTGTTCCTCCTTTCGCCTATTTTTAAAATAGACTTGCTCCATGAAAATTACCTGATTACACCATTTTGCCAAAACAATGCACCCGGGTGTGTCAGCAACCTTTCACTTCACAGCCTTCTGCAGTCATAGACCTAACTATTATACTACAGTTGGTGTGGGTATTCAAGGTATAATCTAACTTTTTTTTAGTTTTTTGATTTGATTAATAGAATTAATATCTCCATTAATATTTGCAACTTATATATTTAAACATATATTAAGTGTTAAGTCAAACTTTACTCACTATTTTATTATGGTATTTTTTTGTAATTTTATTAATCATGAATAGATATTTATACAAAAATATAAAAAGGAGCGATTAGCATCCATTACTCTTGAACGATTTATTATTAACTTGTGATGATTTTACAGAAACTTTACCGATTTAATGTACCTGAGTTTATATAATTAAAATCGAATGCAAGTAAGTAGACGTAGATATCATTAAGCGATTTTATAATCAATTGTCATATGATTTAATAATATTTGATACGATTATTATTCGTAAACTAATTTTAAAAAAATTAATTTATTTGTGTAGAATTAAGTGTTGATCACTATTAAATTATTTAATAATTCAAATAAAATAGTATTGACCATAAAAAAACTACTACCTATTATACAGGTCAGTCCGTATCGACTGTGGATAACTAATATTTAATTTTAATGTGTTTACTAGTACTAACCTTGTAGAATAATCGTGCGAACCAAATTATATTATGAATAAACTAATTATAGCTTATAGCTACTAACTGTTTAATTTATGCATTAAACTATTTTGATTTATGTCGAATAGAAAGCAACGATGTGTCAACCAATTACATATCGAACTACTTCGGTGCTTTTTTAACAAACACGCTAAGTGAGCTAGACCTTATTTAATTAACTATATATAATAATAAAATATTGTATTAACTAAATTAGTGTACTCTGTAGTTCTATTAATGCTATAAAAAAGCGCAAAGATAATAGAACTCGTTTTGAACTTAATCGTGAGCAATCTAGTAGATTACTCTGTCCATGATACCATCCTACGTTAACCGAACTAAATGATACGATTCTATTTGGGTCCGTCGTATTTAGATTTATATTAAACATTATGTAGCTAATACTAAGTTATTTTATTAAAATAAAAAAACCAAGATCAGATGATCTTGGTTTTAATTTTTATCGTATTAAGGATTACTCCACAATTTCGATTACGTTACCTGCACCTACTGTACGTCCACCTTCACGAATTGAGAATTTAGTTCCTTGCTCAACTGCGATTGGCTTTTGTAATTCAACAACCATTTCAATGTTGTCTCCAGGCATAACCATGTCAACACCTTCTGGTAAGTTAATTGTACCAGTAACGTCAGTTGTACGGAAGTAGAACTGAGGTTGGTAGTTATTGAAGAATGGCTTATGACGTCCACCTTCTTCTTTTGATAAAGCATAAACTTGTGCTTTAAATTTAGTGTGTGGATTAACAGTTCCAGGTTTAGCTAAAACTTGCCCACGCTCGATATCTTCACGAGAAACACCACGTAATAAAGCTCCAATATTGTCTCCTGCTTCAGCGTAATCTAATAATTTACGGAACATTTCGATTCCAGTTACAGTCGTTGTCTTAGTATCAACTAAACCAATGATTTCAACTTGGTCACCATTGTTTAATTGTCCACGCTCAACACGTCCTGTAGCAACTGTTCCACGTCCAGTAATTGAGAATACATCCTCAACTGGCATTAAGAACGGCTTGTCAGAATCACGTTCTGGAGTAGGGATATACTCATCTACAGCAGCCATTAATTCAGTGATTTTTTCTACCCATTGCTCTTCACCGTTTAATGCTCCTAAAGCTGATCCCATGATTACAGGAACATCGTCACCTGGGAAATCATACTCAGATAATAAGTCACGAACTTCCATTTCTACTAATTCTAATAGCTCTTCGTCGTCTACCATATCACATTTGTTTAAGAATACAACTAGACGAGGTACTCCTACCTGACGTGATAATAAGATATGCTCACGAGTTTGTGGCATTGGTCCATCTGCAGCAGATACTACTAGGATTCCACCATCCATTTGTGCAGCACCAGTAATCATGTTCTTAACGTAGTCAGCATGTCCTGGGCAGTCAACGTGTGCATAGTGACGTTCTTCAGTTTGGTATTCAACATGTGCAGTTGAGATTGTGATTCCACGTTCACGCTCTTCAGGTGCACCATCAATTTCATCATATGCCATTGCTTTAGCATTTCCACCAGCTGATAATACCGCAGTAATTGCAGCTGTTAATGTAGTTTTTCCATGGTCAACGTGTCCTATTGTACCAATGTTAACATGTGGCTTTGAACGATCAAATTTTTCTTTAGCCATCGTTAATTCCTCCTTAAAATAAGTTATTTTTTAACAATTTTTATTTTACATTACTACTTACTTTATTGCAAGCAATAAATTAAACATTATAAGTTTACTTAATATAATTAAGCGTTTTTCTTAATTATTTCTTCAGATATTGATTTAGGTACTTGCTCATAGTGATCAAATTGCATTGTAAATGTTCCACGACCTTGTGTGTTAGAACGTAATGCAGTAGCATATCCGAACATTTCACTTAATGGTACAAATGCTTTAACTACTAATGCATTTCCTCTACTTTCTTGTCCTTCCGGACGTCCACGACGAGACGTGATATCTCCAATTACAGTCCCTAGATATTCTTCAGGAACTACAACCTCGACAGCCATTAATGGCTCAAGGATAACTGGATTACATTTCTTAGCTGCATTTTTAAGTGCCATTGAGGCAGCTATTTTGTATGCCATCTCACTTGAATCTACATCATGGTATGATCCATCGTATACGGCAGCTTTTATATCAACTAATGGATATCCTGCTAAGACACCATTGTCTAATGATTCTTCTAGACCTTTTTGTACTGATGGAATATATTCACGAGGTACAACTCCACCAACAACTTCGTTTTTAAATTCGAATCCAGCACCTTGGTCATTTGGTTCAAAACGAATCCAAACGTGTCCATATTGTCCACGTCCACCAGACTGACGTACGAATTTACCTTCAACTTCTGCTGATTGTCGGAACGTTTCACGGTATGATACCTGAGGAGCACCTACATCAGCTTCTACTTTGAATTCACGTCGTAATCGGTCAACAATGATATCTAAGTGCAGTTCACCCATACCTGATATAATTGTCTCTCCAGTTTCACGATCTGTTTCAGTACGGAAAGTTGGATCTTCTTCAGCTAACTTAACTAATGCAATACCCATTTTGTCTTGATCTTTCTTAGACTTCGGTTCAATGGCTACAGAGATAACTGGTTCTGGGAATTCCATTGACTCAAGGATAACTACATGATCTTGGTCACACAGTGTATCTCCTGTTGTTGTATTTTTAAGTCCTACTGCAGCAGCGATATCCCCTGCGTACACTTGACTTATTTCTTGTCGTGAGTTTGCATGCATCTGTAAGATACGACCAAGTCGTTCACGTTTATCTTTAGTAGAGTTTAAGATATATGAACCTGCTTCGATTGTTCCTGAATACACACGGAAGAATGTTAATTTACCAACAAATGGGTCAGTAGCAACTTTAAATGCTAGTGCTGAGAATGGTTCACTATCATCAGCATGACGCGCTACTTCTGTTCCATCTTCTAAAGTTCCAGTAATGGAAGCAATATCAGTTGGTGCAGGTAGGTAATCAATAACTGCATCTAATAAAATCTGAACTCCTTTGTTTTTAAATGCTGATCCGCATAGTACAGGGTAAAATTCTACATTACATGTAGCTTTTCGGATTCCAGCTTTTAGTTCATCAACTGTAATCTCTTCACCCTCTAGATACTTCATCATTAATTCTTCATTTGTTTCACAAACAGATTCTACTAATGATTCACGTTCTATTTTTGCATCCTCTAAATATTCTTCTGGAACATCAACAATGTCAATTTCAGTACCTAAATCGTTATTATACATATAGGCCTTCATCTCAACTAAATCGATAATTCCATTAAACTGGTCTTCAGCACCAATTGGTAACTGAATAGCATGTGCATTAGCACGTAGACGATCGTGCAATGTCTTTACTGAGTAAGAAAAGTCTGCACCAATCTTGTCCATTTTATTTACAAATACTACACGTGGTACACCGTATGTTGTAGCTTGACGCCAAACTGTTTCAGTTTGAGGTTCAACTCCAGATTGAGCATCTAGTACGGCTACAGCACCATCAAGTACACGAAGTGAACGTTCAACCTCTACAGTGAAGTCTACGTGTCCTGGTGTATCGATGATGTTAATACGATGGTCATTCCATTGACAAGTAGTTGCCGCAGATGTAATTGTAATTCCACGTTCTTGCTCTTGCTCCATCCAGTCCATCTGTGAAGCACCTTCATGTGTTTCACCAATTTTATGGATTCTTCCTGTGTAATATAGAATACGCTCAGTTGCAGTTGTTTTACCTGCATCGATATGAGCCATGATTCCTATATTACGGGTCTTTTGTAATGGAAAGTCTCTACCCATATTAAGCCTCCTATCGTGTGTCTATTATTATTTTTAATTCTTATTAGATTACCAACGATAGTGTGCAAATGCTTTATTTGCTTCAGCCATTCTATGCGTATCTTCACGTTTCTTAACTGAAGATCCTACATTGTTTGACGCATCAATAATTTCGTTAGCAAGTCTTTCTTCCATTGTTTTTTCATTTCTTAAGCGTGCATATTGAGTTAACCAACGTAACCCTAAAGTTACACGGCGTTCAGGTCTAACCTCAACTGGTACTTGGTAGTTCGCACCACCGATACGGCGAGCTTTTACTTCAAGTACTGGCATAATGTTTTCAAGTGCACTTTCAAATACTTCTATTGGATTAGTATTTGATTTTTCTTCTATTTTATTAAATGCTCCATATAAAATATGTTGAGCAGTTCCCTTTTTCCCGTCAACCATAATACTATTGATTAAACGTGAAACAAGTTTTGAATTATACATTGGATCTGGTAATACATCTCTTTTAGGTACTTTACCCTTACGAGGCATATTGTTTCCTCCTTTCGCATGTTTATACTATAAATTATACCAATTTATGTTATGCTAAATTATTTCTTTGGTCGTTTTGTACCGTACTTAGAACGTCCTTGCATACGTCCTTCTACTCCAGTTGTATCTAATGTACCACGAACGATGTGATAACGTACTCCTGGTAAGTCTTTTACACGACCACCACGAATTAATACAACACTATGTTCTTGTAATTTATGTCCGATCCCTGGTATATAAGCAGTAACTTCCATACCATTTGTTAAACGAACACGCGCAAACTTACGTAATGCAGAGTTTGGCTTCTTAGGTGTCATTGTACCAACACGTGTACATACTCCACGTTTTTGTGGTGAGAATAATTTAGTTCTTTTTTTCTTTAAACTGTTATAACCAACATTTAAATGTGGTGAATCGGTCTTTTTCGTTTTCTTAGTACGACCTTTACGTACTAATTGATTAATCGTAGGCATTTTGTTTCCTCCTTTCTTATATAAAACTAAACCCACATATCCAGGCGTTTTATTTTGGGTTTAAAATCATGTTTTGCAGCCAATGATTTTCATTAACCACAAAACATGTGTTTTCTACAAACGCAAGGACAATTTTATCAACATTTCAGTAGAATGTCAATATATTTTTAGTTAAATTTCCATTATGTTTAAATCTTCATCTTCTAGAAACTCTTCAGGTTCCTCTTGTGGGATTGGATCAACACGCTTTGCTTTAAGTGTTCCTGTACCAGCTGGGATTAATTTACCAATAATTACATTCTCTTTTAATCCCATTAACTTATCGACCTTACCTTTAATTGCTGCATCAGTAAGAACACGTGTTGTTTCCTGGAACGATGCTGCAGATAAGAACGAATCTGTTTCAAGTGCAGCTTTCGTAATACCTAATAACTGTGGTTTAGCCGTTGCTGGCGTTTTACTTTCAACCATAGTCTTTTTATTAACATTAACATAGTCGTGGACTGATATTAAAGCACCTGGTAATAAATCAGTATCACCTGGTTCAACTACCTTTACTTTAGAAAGCATTTGTCGAAGAATAATCTCGATATGCTTATCCTGAATGTCTACCCCTTGTGCACGGTAAACTTTCTGTACTTCTTTGAGGATATATTGTTCTACACTGTCAACATCTTTGACTCGAATTAGTTCCTTAGGTGAAATCGGACCTTCTGTAATCAATTGTCCAGCTTCAATTTCATCTGAAACCTCAACAATTGGTTTGATCCCATATGGTGTCATATAACTTTTTTCTTCAAGTTCACTTTTGACAATAACTTCAAATCGATTTTGTTTTTCAATGATATCTGCTACTTTACCATCAATTTGAGAAATGATTGCTTGACCTTTTGGATTTCTAGCCTCAAATAACTCTTGAATACGTGGTAAACCTTGTGTAATATCAGAACCGGCAACTCCACCTGTATGGAATGTACGCATGGTCAACTGTGTACCTGGTTCACCTATTGATTGTGCAGCCATAACTCCAACTGCTTCACCAACCTCAACAATTTCACCAGTTGCTAAGTTACGTCCATAACATTTCTTACAAACACCGAATTCTGCCTCACATGTAAGTACATTACGGATTTGTATATTGGTTACACCACTGTTTTCGACTAATTTAGCCGTATCATCTGTAATATATTCATCTTTTTCTATAAGTAGTTCATCAGTATTAGGATGGTAGACTGGTTTAGAAGCGTAACGACCTGCTATACGTTCAGCTAATGTCTCAATTAGGTCTTTACCTTCTCTAATTTCTTTCACATCTACACCTTTGTCTGTAAAGCAATCATCAATTCGAATGATGACATCTTGAGATACATCAACTAAACGTCTCGTTAGGTAACCCGAATCGGCTGTTTTTAATGCTGTATCGGCTAGACCTTTACGCGCACCGTGGGTTGAGATAAAGAATTCTGAAACGGTTAGTCCTTCACGGAATGAAGATTTAATCGGTAATTCAATAGTCTCACCTTTCGGATTGGCCATTAAACCACGCATTCCGGCTAACTGTAAGAAGTTAGAGGCATTACCACGTGCACCTGAATCAGACATCATCCAAATATGATTATCTTCAGGAAGTGCGCGCATTGATATTAATTTCATTTCTTCTTTTGTTTCTTCCCATTCTTTTATAACCTTACGATAACGTTCTGCATTAGTTAAGTATCCACGTTGATATAGATTATTAATTTTATCTACCTTTGTTTGCGTTGTAGATATTTTTTCGTGTTTTTCATTAGATACTACTACGTCAGTGATCCCAACAGAAAATCCTGCTACTGTTGAGTATTTAAACCCTAAATTCTTCATTTTATCTAACATTACTGAAGTTTCTGATATCTTAAAGTTATTAAAGATCTGTAAAATAATATTACTCAATGCTTTTTTCTTTAATGGTGTTTCAATTTCTTTATTTTTAGTAAACTCTCTTATATCCTCGAAACGAGAAACAAAGTGACGCTCCGGAGTTTGAACTTCTAAGTTTTCTTTTGATGCATCGTTAATATATGGGAACGTTGAAGGTAGCATTTCATTAAAAATCAATTTACCTAACGTTGTAACCAAATATTTAGTGCGTTGTTCTTCTGTAAATCTAGCATCCTTAACATTTCCTGCGTAAACTGCAATACGAGTATGTAATTCTATATATTCATTTTCATATGCCATTATAGCTTCATTTAAACTCTTATATACGTTTCCTTCACCTTTAAGACCAGGTCTTTCAATTGTTATATAGTAATTTCCTAGTACCATATCCTGAGATGGTGTAACAACTGGTTTCCCATCTTTTGGGTTCAGAATGTTATTTGATGCTAACATTAGTAATCTAGCTTCTGCCTGTGCTTCGTGTGATAATGGAACATGGACCGCCATTTGGTCACCATCAAAGTCGGCATTAAAGGCTGGTGTTACTAGTGGGTGCAACCTAATTGCACGTCCCTCTACTAATTTAGGTTCAAATGCTTGAATACCAAGTCTATGTAGAGTAGGTGCACGGTTTAGTAGTACTGGATGTTCTTTAATTACATCTTCAACAACATCCCAAATACTATCATCTAAACGCTCAATTTTCTTCTTTGCACTTTTAATATTTTGTGCTATTTCTCGTTCTATTAATTCTTTTATTACGAATGGCTTAAATAATTCGACAGCCATTTCTTTTGGTAATCCACATTGATACATACTTAATTCAGGTCCTACTACGATTACAGAACGACCTGAGTAGTCAACACGTTTACCTAGTAGGTTTTGTCTAAATCGAC
Proteins encoded in this window:
- the rpsG gene encoding 30S ribosomal protein S7, with translation MPRKGKVPKRDVLPDPMYNSKLVSRLINSIMVDGKKGTAQHILYGAFNKIEEKSNTNPIEVFESALENIMPVLEVKARRIGGANYQVPVEVRPERRVTLGLRWLTQYARLRNEKTMEERLANEIIDASNNVGSSVKKREDTHRMAEANKAFAHYRW
- the rpsL gene encoding 30S ribosomal protein S12; protein product: MPTINQLVRKGRTKKTKKTDSPHLNVGYNSLKKKRTKLFSPQKRGVCTRVGTMTPKKPNSALRKFARVRLTNGMEVTAYIPGIGHKLQEHSVVLIRGGRVKDLPGVRYHIVRGTLDTTGVEGRMQGRSKYGTKRPKK
- the rpoC gene encoding DNA-directed RNA polymerase subunit beta' — encoded protein: MVDINTFEFMKIGLASPEKVREWSYGEVKKHETINYRTQKPEKQGLFCERIFGPTKDWECNCGKYKKIRYKGVVCDRCGVEVTKKEVRRERMGHIQLAAPVAHIWYFKGIPSRMGLLLDMSPRDLEKVMYFVQYVVIEKGNTPLDSKQLLSEHELLEYRRQYGNTFKVGMGAEAVKKLLENIDLEQEAIELRSTLKNTSGQKRTRIIKRLEVVESFKNSDNKPEWMIMEILPVIPPELRPMVQLPGGRFATSDLNDLYRRVINRNTRLKKLLDNGAPNLIVQNEKRMLQEAVDALIDNGRRGRAITGSGNRPLKSLSHMLKGKQGRFRQNLLGKRVDYSGRSVIVVGPELSMYQCGLPKEMAVELFKPFVIKELIEREIAQNIKSAKKKIERLDDSIWDVVEDVIKEHPVLLNRAPTLHRLGIQAFEPKLVEGRAIRLHPLVTPAFNADFDGDQMAVHVPLSHEAQAEARLLMLASNNILNPKDGKPVVTPSQDMVLGNYYITIERPGLKGEGNVYKSLNEAIMAYENEYIELHTRIAVYAGNVKDARFTEEQRTKYLVTTLGKLIFNEMLPSTFPYINDASKENLEVQTPERHFVSRFEDIREFTKNKEIETPLKKKALSNIILQIFNNFKISETSVMLDKMKNLGFKYSTVAGFSVGITDVVVSNEKHEKISTTQTKVDKINNLYQRGYLTNAERYRKVIKEWEETKEEMKLISMRALPEDNHIWMMSDSGARGNASNFLQLAGMRGLMANPKGETIELPIKSSFREGLTVSEFFISTHGARKGLADTALKTADSGYLTRRLVDVSQDVIIRIDDCFTDKGVDVKEIREGKDLIETLAERIAGRYASKPVYHPNTDELLIEKDEYITDDTAKLVENSGVTNIQIRNVLTCEAEFGVCKKCYGRNLATGEIVEVGEAVGVMAAQSIGEPGTQLTMRTFHTGGVAGSDITQGLPRIQELFEARNPKGQAIISQIDGKVADIIEKQNRFEVIVKSELEEKSYMTPYGIKPIVEVSDEIEAGQLITEGPISPKELIRVKDVDSVEQYILKEVQKVYRAQGVDIQDKHIEIILRQMLSKVKVVEPGDTDLLPGALISVHDYVNVNKKTMVESKTPATAKPQLLGITKAALETDSFLSAASFQETTRVLTDAAIKGKVDKLMGLKENVIIGKLIPAGTGTLKAKRVDPIPQEEPEEFLEDEDLNIMEI